A region of the Bacillota bacterium genome:
GCCAGGAGCTCCAGTATCCGATTCCCGGTGGGGGCCGTGGTCTTCACTCCCCCAGCTACCACCATGTGGCTGCCCTCAGTTTCTAAGGCCTTCCGTACCCTTCGTTGCAATATCCGGTGTATCAAAAGCGCCAAGAGTAGAACATATGCCAGCGCCTCTATCCTGCTCTCCTTCTTCAGATAAATCGCATCAAGATATGTCGGATCCTTCAGGAATTTAAAAGTTGTTTCTACCCCTATCTGCTCCTTATACTCCCGTAACACATCAGGAGGCTTCATTTGCAAATCATTCGTTATCAGCACAAAGCAGTTATTGCGTTCCCTTGCCCGCTTTACCGCAGACTCGCTGAGTGCCCCGATGACTGGCTGAATCCTATAGACTGTTTCCAGTTCCACAACTTCGTCTTTCTTGGGCCGTCCCTGTTATGTCGGTATTCGCCATAGACGGAAATGGAGGTTGTGTCTGCGTGAATCCGGGTCAGCAGAATGTCCTCTATGGTCAGAGCGTTTAACATGATGGTTGAGGTAACCTTCTTGGGATTAGCTTCAAAAAGCATATCCAAAGCCCTGGCAAGACAATCATCATTTAAGTCTTCATGAGTAACTCCTTGACCCAGGAGATTCTCCGTATCCTGGAACTTGAAGAACCGTTCAACGTTGTAGAGTGGCGTTTTGCCGGCAAGGATGTTTATCACAAGAGCCTTAATACGTATAGATGGAGGCAGCTTACACTGAGTCTCGTCCCAGCAAGGACAGAATCCAGAGTCTTACTGATCCCAAGGGCATCGAACAATGCCGAGATAAGAGGAGCGGGCCCAGCGTGAAATATCTTCAAGGATGGGACCATAGGAAACACCCCCGCCTCCATTGTACATAAAAGCAGGGGAAAGTACAAGTAAATATATACCAGATAACCCTATAAGTGTATAATTGTCACTAAAATGTTTCATCTTTACATGCGACCTCAAAAAATGTCACCGCGCGCCCATGAGGGGTGCGAAATGTACGTATCAGGTTGGGAACCGTGTCTCTTTTAGTTGGGCTTGACATTCAGAGTGGTGTAATCCACGGTCTTGTCAGGGAGCGCCACCGGAGCAGAGAATTCATCGAGCTTCTGGAGAAGATTGATACATACTATCCCCAAGATTGGATCATCAAGGTTATTTGCGACAATCACTCTGCTCACATCTCCAAGGAAACCCGGGCCTATCTCAAAGGACACCAGGGACGCTTTGAGTTTGTTTTCACTCCTAAACATGCTTCCTGGTTGAACATCATAGAAGTGCTCTTTAGCAAGATGTCACGCACGGTCCTACGGAGCATCAGAGCAGATTCTGTTGAAGAATTCTGCAGACGGATTGAAACCTATTGGGCTCAACTAAATGAAGAACCTGTGGTATTCCGTTGGCGTTACGAGGTTGGACAGGTTGATGAAGACCTATCTGCCATAGGATAGCAGTATGACAATTTATTTGAGGAACGCTATACTAGTTATCCCTGTCTAGATTAAAGCTCCTAAATCCTTGCTCCTTCTGAGCCCAGTGCCGGATAGCTGTGGTAACATGCGGGATGTAAATGCCAGAAAGCCATGGGAGACCAACTTAGTTCGCGATGGGCATGGGTTATGAATATAGACCGGACCGCAACTTGCATTAGGGGTTGTTGTTTTTTAAGCTACAAGCCATTATTATGAGCCATTATTCCTCTTAAAGCTATTAATTTACAGAAGGAGGCGAGCCCTATGTACCAGGATGACTGCCTGGCCGCTATAGGGGTCACCTCCTAATTTGCTTCTACTGAGTTATTGCGGGTAGCTATGCGAGCGCATCTATATACTTCTCGGCCTCGACCGCCGCGATCGCTCCATCCGAAACAGCCGTGACGATCTGCCTGAGCCCCTTTTGCCGGACATCGCCGGCGGCAAAAAGCCCGGGCACATTGGTCCTCATGGCTTCGTCCGTGATTATATAACCGCGCTCGTCGAGCTTAACCTGGGGCTGCAGCCCGACCTGCGCTGGGCCGGGGTTGTCACCACCGGGTCCCCCCATAAGAAAGCCGGTATTCGGGCGACTCCCGACATATATGAACACCCCATCGGCCGGGAGCTCCTTGACCTCGCCGGTCTTTGTGCTGCGCAGGCGAACCCCCTCCACCCGGTTCTCCCCGGTGATCTCCCCGACAACATGGCTCCATTCAAAGGCTATCTTGGGATTCGCGAAAGCCCGCTCCTGGACGACCTTGGTCGCCCTGAGGGCATCGCGCCTGTGGACCACGGTCACCGCGCTCGCGAATCGCGTAAGGAATATGGCCTCCTCTATAGCCGAATCGCCGCCACCCACCACGATGACATGCTTGTCCCGGAAAAACGCTCCATCGCAAGTGGCGCAGTACGATACCCCACGCCCCCTGAATTCTTCCTCGCCGGGCACCCCCAGTTTCATCGGTTCGGTCCCGGTAGCGACGATAACGGCCCTCGCTATCCGCTTGCCACCCGAGGTTATGACGGCGAAAGACCCGTCCAGCTCTGACCCGCCCGGCCCACCAAGTCCACCTGGCCCCTCGAGTCCCGTTATATCAGCCTGCTCGATTTCGGCCCCAAACTTCCTCGCCTGTTCCTCCATGCGCTGCATGAGGTCCGGCCCGGCTATGCTCTCCGGGAAACCCGGGTAATTATCTATATGAAACGTCGTGATGGCCAACCCCCCGATGGCACCCCGCTCCAAGACAAGCGTCCTGAGCCGCGCCCGCCCGCCGTAAATAGCCGCGGAAAGCCCTGCAGGCCCACCACCGACAATTATTAAGTCGTATAAGTCGTAGTCTTCCAATATTATCACCTCTCTCTGCACCCAATTCTAGTATTTCCCCGGCCGCCAGGCAATACCCAAGCGCTACCCAGGACAACAGGACAAAGCCTTAGGGAAAGACCTCGCCCCGGAAGCTAACCCCCAGATAGGATCCTAAATGTCTTAGACTCGGAATCAACTCTTGCTTAAACTTCGGTCAACCCTGATACCGCATGGAATATCTTACCATTAGACCCTGGACACCATACGAACATCCCAATCCCCTTAGTTTCCTTGCCGAATCGTGAAGCTCTCCATGATCTGATCAAAGACATTCGTGCGCTCCCCGAATCCACTTTCAGGGTAAAGCACTATCGCCTCATAACCCCTGCTGCCATTCTGAACGAGCATGATGGTCTCGCGCCACGCGATGCCATCCCCATCCTGCCAACCCACAGAGGTTATGGCACCGGGGCAACCATCACGCGTCAGCGCCGCCGGCTCGCTGTAGAGCTTGTAGCCGGGCCATTCTTCCTTGCCCCTCCCGGTGAAGTCCTGCAGCTTCTCGAGCGGGGTCGTCTTATCGGCTGGGTCGATATCGTATGCGGCGACCTGGAGGTTCCCCCAGCCGCCTATCTCAACGAAAAGGCTCTCAGCCTGGTTATCGGTTTCAGTTTTCAGCCAGAGCGCCGGGACCTTGATCATGTACTCACCCGCCGGGTCGTTGAACTCCTTCAGGCCAAGCATTCTAAGGGTTAGAGCCGGCACACCGCCCTTCGGAGCCGGGCCATATGAAAAATCCTTGAATAGTTGCATCATGGCTTCCCGCCTGCTATCGTAGATATCCCTGGGGGCGCAATATTGGACCGCATAATTGAGGCCCTCATGCTGCGCGTAAAGCCCGGCCTCTATGACATCGACGCCATCCTGATCCAGGTATTCATACTCAGTCAGGAAGCCCTGCACCCCTGCATTCTCAAAGGGCTTAGGATCGCTGATCACGGTGAACCCTTCCTGGCTCTCCTTTGCATAATCGAGAAAACTATCGACAAAGGCCTCGGCACTCGTCTCTCCCTGGTCCGGGTGGAGCACGTGGATGAATACAGCCTCCCCCTTCGCTGGCCCATAGAAAATCGTCGAAGTGATCGTCATCTCATCAACGCCCTTGTCCCAGCCCTGCGGCAGCTTTATGGTGAATCGCATCGCAGGGTCAACATACAACCTCTGGAGCTCAGTCAGACCCGAGCTTGCACCTGCGCTATCTATGCTGCCGCTAGCGCTATCTATGCTGCCACCAGCCACACCGCTGCCGGCAGGCACGGCATCGTCCGCAAAAGCCACCGCAGGGGCCCAAAACAGCGACACTGACAATGCCCCCAGCATTATGAACACTATAAGCGCTCCAAATCCGATCATAGCAGACTCAGATATCCTATACCGCATTTTTCGTATATCCCCTTTCTTCTTTTCCCTTTTTCCCTTACCTCTTCATCTTTCCCTTGCTCCGCCTGGAGTTCGGATGCCGTGGACGATTTGGGCAAGGCGTTCAGGGTCAAGCACAGACCAGTCTAGCGGCCAGCCAATTTTCGTGTAGACCGTTAGAACATTCGCCATGAACCTTCAAAAACCTTCATCTATATGGATAAATAGGACATAAAATAAACGGGCTCCCCCCTATTCACCGCATCCGCCGGGTGGTGGGGGTGGGCGGGAGAGAAGCACGTCCACCTGAGAATGAGTCCAGGAGGTTACGCGAAGATGTTCCAGGGAATTGTGCGATGGTGTTGTTGGAAGATATGTTATGGCTGGGATACGGCCGGCAGCCCATCCCGGCGGCCCGCCATTCCCCAGCCTAGGGATCTCAGATGTCCTCGCTCCAGGTGCCCTCGGTGCGTGATTCCTGAATCGCGATTTTATATATTCCAGGAACACCCTTAAAGGCGTCCTCCTGGCGACGCCCTCTCCCGCGATAAGGTCCACCCATGCGATCTCGTCAGCATCGTAGATCACTGCAAGGCGCCCGACCACGCTCCCCTTTCGCACCGGGGCCTCGATGTTCTCATCCAGTATGACCTTCTGCTGCAGGAGACTGCGTTCATTCTTCCGTATAATTACATCGAGGTCCCGCGCCGCAAGCAGTGGAACATCATGCTTCATCCCCTTCTCCACAGGGGTCTCGACCACCAACTTACCGGCCCTCACGATCGGAACAACGTCGAATTCATTGAACGCGTATTCAAGGAGCCGCGCAGAATCGCTCCACCGCGCGGCGCTGTTGAGCACGACCGATATGAATTGGCACCCCTTACGCGTAGCGGAAGCCACGAGGCAGTATCCGGCAGCAGAGGTTGTCCCCGTCTTTACACCATCAGCGCCATCGAAGCTCCACAGGAGGCTGTTTGTATTTGCAAGCATCCTCTTCTCCTTCCGCTCCTTGTCGCCCAGCTCGATCTCGGCCTCTCTGGTCCGGACGATCTCCGCGAACTTGGGGTATTTAAGACCATATCGCGCCATCAAGGCAAGGTCAAACGCGCTCGAATAGTGCGCGGGATGGTGGAGACCATGAGGGTTCCGAAACTGGGTGTGCCAGGCTCCAAGCTTCTGGGCCTTGACGTTCATCATCTCCACGAAGGCTTCCTCTGAGCCAGCTATGTGCTCAGCAATGGCGGTACACCCATCATTGCCCGACCTCAACATGACGCCCTTCAGGAGATCCTCAAGGCGGATCTTATCTCCGGGTCTAAGCCAAAGGGATGACCCTCCGATGCTCGCCGCGCGCTTGCTAACCGTCACAATAGAATCCAGATCACCGTGCTCTATGGCTAGAATCGCCGTCATAATCTTCGTGGTACTTGCAGGGGGGCGCCGCTGGTGCTCATTCTTGGCGTACAGGACCGTCCCCGTCCTACTTTCCATCAGGATCGCCGAAGCGGCGGAAATGTAGGGCCCGGAAGTATAATTCGGCACATATACAACCTCGGGGTAGCTGCGGGTTTGGGAATATCTCCTGGCGATGGTCCTTATCGAGAAATCCGGCCCGATAAGACTGCGCACAAGCGATATGAAGATAAGGCAAATGGTAGTCACAGAGATGAGCAACAAGGCGAGCAGGACCACCAGGGAGCGCCTGGGTATGAACATGATCGCCACTCCTCGTATGCATTAGAAAACCCGTTTCGCCGGCCCGAACCACAGCCCCACGGCAGGGAATGATTGGCCGGTGAGATGGAAAGCAAGAAACAATAGAAGAGCCAGAAGGACCCGCACCAAATCCGGTAGATCCAATTCTGATGTATAGATATTCCCTAGGCCTCCACTGCAGACCAGTAGAAAATCACCCACGAATTCAAACTTTAGTTGGAAGGAAATGGTGGTCAACGAGGCGAATCATCCTCACCATGAATTCCAATTAATGGGGGTATGCATCGTGAGATTAAATTTCAGATTCGAAGGCTCCGACCTCGCTCGTAAACCTGAACCCGGACCTGGACTAGGGCACGCCTTTGTGCCCATGGCGGCAGCTCTCTCCTTCTCGATGGCTGCTATCCTCGTGGCTATCCTCATCCTGGTTGTACTGGCCCTCCCTGTAGGAGCGGCCCCGTCATCGAGTCAGACCATGTCAGTCACATGCACCATTGCAAACGCGCTGGAGGCTTCATTTCCGGCAAGCATCAACCTGGGCGAATTAACGCCCTCGTCTACATTCTTTGAATCACCTGAGGGGATCATTACCGTCTGGAGCAACGCACCATGGGGCATTAAGATTAAATCCGATAATGCCGCTGGCCGGCTGGCGGAATGGAATGGTACGAGTTACGTATCGCCGGGCGGCAAGACCCTCGCGCAACCCATCGAATGGAGAGGACCGGCCGGTGATTATATCCCCCTCTCGGGCACTGAGGCTTCAATCGTGACCGGGCAGGCGCCCACACCGGATACAGGGCAAACTATTGCCATACGCTTCAGACAGCACGTGACCTATTCCGACGCACCGCTCGGCACCGCAGGCAACAAGTACCGTATAGCTGTCATCCTGACCGCAAGTCAGGGTTACTGAGGTTATCAACTATCAACCCATTCTCTTCATTATCATTATCATTCAACTCATTCAACTCGTTCTCTGATTCTCTTGAGGAGGGAGTCAATCGCCATGCGACATTTGATGTCTCACGTGACGCCTCACGCAGCTATTTCACCGGCGTATGGGCAGGCCCATACGCGACCGCCG
Encoded here:
- a CDS encoding transposase, with the protein product MLITNDLQMKPPDVLREYKEQIGVETTFKFLKDPTYLDAIYLKKESRIEALAYVLLLALLIHRILQRRVRKALETEGSHMVVAGGVKTTAPTGNRILELLA
- a CDS encoding DUF4277 domain-containing protein, which translates into the protein MPPSIRIKALVINILAGKTPLYNVERFFKFQDTENLLGQGVTHEDLNDDCLARALDMLFEANPKKVTSTIMLNALTIEDILLTRIHADTTSISVYGEYRHNRDGPRKTKLWNWKQSIGFSQSSGHSASLR
- a CDS encoding IS630 family transposase — protein: MSLLVGLDIQSGVIHGLVRERHRSREFIELLEKIDTYYPQDWIIKVICDNHSAHISKETRAYLKGHQGRFEFVFTPKHASWLNIIEVLFSKMSRTVLRSIRADSVEEFCRRIETYWAQLNEEPVVFRWRYEVGQVDEDLSAIG
- the trxB gene encoding thioredoxin-disulfide reductase; the encoded protein is MEDYDLYDLIIVGGGPAGLSAAIYGGRARLRTLVLERGAIGGLAITTFHIDNYPGFPESIAGPDLMQRMEEQARKFGAEIEQADITGLEGPGGLGGPGGSELDGSFAVITSGGKRIARAVIVATGTEPMKLGVPGEEEFRGRGVSYCATCDGAFFRDKHVIVVGGGDSAIEEAIFLTRFASAVTVVHRRDALRATKVVQERAFANPKIAFEWSHVVGEITGENRVEGVRLRSTKTGEVKELPADGVFIYVGSRPNTGFLMGGPGGDNPGPAQVGLQPQVKLDERGYIITDEAMRTNVPGLFAAGDVRQKGLRQIVTAVSDGAIAAVEAEKYIDALA
- a CDS encoding D-alanyl-D-alanine carboxypeptidase — its product is MFIPRRSLVVLLALLLISVTTICLIFISLVRSLIGPDFSIRTIARRYSQTRSYPEVVYVPNYTSGPYISAASAILMESRTGTVLYAKNEHQRRPPASTTKIMTAILAIEHGDLDSIVTVSKRAASIGGSSLWLRPGDKIRLEDLLKGVMLRSGNDGCTAIAEHIAGSEEAFVEMMNVKAQKLGAWHTQFRNPHGLHHPAHYSSAFDLALMARYGLKYPKFAEIVRTREAEIELGDKERKEKRMLANTNSLLWSFDGADGVKTGTTSAAGYCLVASATRKGCQFISVVLNSAARWSDSARLLEYAFNEFDVVPIVRAGKLVVETPVEKGMKHDVPLLAARDLDVIIRKNERSLLQQKVILDENIEAPVRKGSVVGRLAVIYDADEIAWVDLIAGEGVARRTPLRVFLEYIKSRFRNHAPRAPGARTSEIPRLGNGGPPGWAAGRIPAITYLPTTPSHNSLEHLRVTSWTHSQVDVLLSRPPPPPGGCGE